Below is a window of Acidobacteriota bacterium DNA.
GGGTTGAAACCCCGCTCTTCCACCGATGAGGTCAAAGGCGGGGCCGGACGCCGGGGCCCCCGGTTCCTCAGCATGACCCTCAAACTGGGGCGGGTCGGAGCCTGCGGCTGCTTAGCTGGTGGCCAGCGGTGGCTTGGGACGGGTGCTCTCGAAGTCGGCGAGGGCTGGGTCTTCATCGCGCTGTCCCAATTGCTTGGACATGGAGTTCATCGAGGCTTCTTCGGGCGCCTGGTCTTCCACGGAGCCCTTCTTCAGGTCGTTATCGTCGGGACTGATTGTAGCGGGAGGCAAGCTCATGCAAGTTCCTCATCCCCGAGAAACACGCCGGGGGATGGCTCGACCTTACCGTGCTGCGCCGGCGCCGTCTGTTCCAAACGAACCATCGGATGCAAAGGTGGGGTGCGATGGATCCGCGCGCGCAGCCCTCGGATGAGGATGCGGCAGGGAGGCCGCAATAGATACCAGGTCCCACAAGCTAGCAGCAACAAGGCCGCCACGGGCGCCGCCAGCATCAGGAGCAGAACCACGCAGGCCACGCATTCACGGAGCACGAACATTGGCAACCTCGGCCCTTCAGAGAGGCCATTTTCGGTGAGGCCCTTGCGGCCGCCACCGGCCACATGCCGCTAAACACTGCGATGGCTGTACGCACCGGCTGGTTGTCCGGATGCGTACGGCCTCGGTGAACGAAACGCTCACCCCGCAGAGAACCACCCCGCCTCTGTTTTTAGGCGGAGTACTTGGTGCGGGGCCGGGCGCGTCCCGATCGCAGATCGATCAAGAATGAAAGCTCAGCAGCAAAGCAAGCGCGAAGCTTCGCGACCAAGGGCGGGTGAAGAGGAGATAGAGCTGCGGCACGCTGCAGTCGATGAACACCGGGACGCTCCCTAACTTCAATCGCGCTCCCGAGTATGGGGCCGCGTCGGGCGCATGTCTGGTCACAACTGACCACGGGTGCGCTTGAGCAGTTGTGACCAGACGCGCGCCGGCGCGGCTGCTAGCGTGGGGTTGTTCCATGAGGCGTCTCGCGAATGAACCGTACCGCACCCATCCAGTCCCTCCCGTCTCGGCTTGCGATCGTGTTCCTGGCTGCAGCCGTGTGCGTGCTGCCCGCGCTCGCCCCGGCAGACGACGGTCACGCCAAGCGCGCCACCGAGACTGCGAACGCACGGGATGCAGTGGCTGACACGCAGGAGCGGCAATGGGCCGCCGAGGCCAGTGACGAGAAATGGGAGCGCGACCCTGTCACCTTTAGCGCGCGTGAACGCGAGACCATACGCATCCACTACCGCGCGGTCGCTCCCGGCCTGCCGCAGCGCAACGACTTTCCCCCAGGCCCTCCCCCAGGCCCTGCTTCAGCGCTCCGCAAACCGTTGCAGCGCAACACCGTGCTGCCGCCCCGGCTGCAGCAGCGCCTGCAGCCGCTTGCGCTCGACGTGGAACGCAGCTTGAAAGTGCTGCCCCGCGGCTATTCGCGCGGCTTGCTGGGGCAGGACGTGCTGCTGGTCGAGAACCGTACGCAACGCATCATAGATATCGTACGCGATGTCACCGGCCGCCATTGAGCCCGAAGCGGCCGAGAGACGCAAACGATTTTTGAGGAGTTGCACTGTGAAAAGATCAACCATCGCTCTGACACTGATTTGTCTTCTAGCCCTCCCCTTGTTCGCCGCTCCTGGGACGGGCTGGGATATTGTCCGCGCCACTTACGGCTCGGGAAATAGCTGGGTCGACGTGACCGAGCGTGTCCGCTCGCTGGTCCAAAACGACATGCTGAATTTCAGCGTGGGTCGAGACACGCTCGGGCAAACGGGCCAGTGGGGCCGCAATCGCATCCTGAGGCTCCAGCTGAGAGATGCGCGCGGCAACAACAGGCTGGTCATCTATCGCGACCGGCAGCAGGTCAACCTGCAGGTCAACACCACGTACCTCAGCCGTCTGCGTATCAACCGCGCCACCTATGGCTCGGGATATCGCAGTGCCGACGTCACCGCGCGGCTGAACTCGCAGATCCAGGGCAATCAGCTCAACCTGCGAGTGAACAACGACACCATGGGTGGTGATCCCGCTCCGAACCAGTCGAAGACACTGACCGTCGCATACGCGTTGGACAGCCGCACCAACCAGGTCGTGATCAACGAAGGCGACATGCTGCGCCTCAACAACAGCACCGGTACCAACACCGGCCGGCTGCAGATCACGCGCGCCGTCTATGGCGTGGGCAGCCGCTGGGCCGACGTCACCAATCGCCTGAACTCCCAGATCCAAGGCAATCAGCTGCGCATGGATGTGAACAACGACACCATGGGTGGCGATCCGGCGCAGAACCAGAGCAAGACGCTGCGCGTGGACTACACCTTCGATGGCCGCACCAACCAGGTGGCGGTCAATGAAGGCGACACGCTGCAACTGAATAGCGGCACCAGCAACAGCCGCTTGCAGATCACGCGCGCGATCTACGGCGCGGGCTATCGCAACTCCGATGTCACCGCGCGGCTGAACTCGCAGATACGCGGCGACCAGCTCAACTTGCAGGTCAACAACGACACCATGGGCGGCGATCCGGCGCAGAACCAGAGCAAGACGCTGCGCGTGGACTACACCATCGATGGCCGCACCGGCCAGGTGGCGGTCAATGAAGGCGATACGCTTCGCCTGAACAGCGGCACCAGCAACAATAACGGCAGCCTGCAGATCACGCGCGCTACGTATGGGTCGGGCTATCGCAACTCCGACGTCACCGCGCGGCTGAACTCGCAGATACGCGGCGACCAGCTCAACTTGCAGGTCAACAACGACACCATGGGCGGGGATCCCGCTCCGAACCAGTCGAAGACGCTGACCGTCGCATACGCGTTGAACGGCCGCACCAACCAGGTCGTGATCAACGAAGGCGACATGCTGCGCCTACCCTTTGGCGACACCAGCAACAATAACGGCAGCCTGCAGATCACGCGCGCTACGTACGGCGCGGGCTATCGCAACTCCGACGTCACCGCGCGGCTGAACTCGCAGATACGGAACGACCAGCTCAACTTGCAGGTCAACAACGACACCATGGGCGGGGATCCCGCTCCGAACCAGGCGAAGACACTGACCGTCGCATACACATTGAACGGCCGCACCAACCAGGTGGTGATCAATGAAGGCGACATGCTGCGCCTGCCCTCGAGCAACACCAGCCAGCTCTCGCAGCGGGTCCGCTGCGAGTCGACCGAAGCCAGCGGCTACCAGCGCAACTACTGCCGCGCGGACACGCGCGGCGGCGTTCGCCTCAGCCGCAAGCTGAGTGATTCGGAATGCGTCCAGGGCTCCGGCTGGGGCTATGACGCGGGCGGCGTGTGGGTCGACCGCGGTTGCAGCGCCGACTTTGAGACCGGGAACGGCGTCTCCTCGGGAGCTTCGACGACCATCCCGAGCGGAACGGAACTCTCCGTCCGGACCAATGAAGTGATCGACTCCAAGACGGCGGAAGCCGGCCAGACCTACTCCGCGGTGATCGTTAACGACGTTCGCGATGGATTTGGCATGGTCACGATCCCCCGCGGCTCCGACGCCGAGCTGGTGATCCGCAGCGCGGACGGCGGCAGCGTGGCCTCTTCCTCCGACCTGGTGATCGACATGAACTCGGTCACCGTTGCGGGAACCAGATACATGGTTAGCACGAATGACCTGGAGCAGCGCGGTGGCACGGGCGTGGGCGCGAATCGCAGGACCGCGATCATGGTGGGGGGCGGGGCAGCGCTCGGAACCCTGATCGGCGCCCTGGCGGGCGGCGCGAAGGGTGCGGCCATCGGAGCAGCCGCGGGCGCCGGTGCGGGTCTGGGCGCCCAGATCCTGACCAGGGGTAAGCAGGTGCGCGTGCCGGCGGAGACGGTGCTCAACTTCCGGCTCGATCAAGACGTTCGTTTCCAGGCCTTGCGCTAGCGGCTGAAGAGCAGGAGACAATCTTTGTTGGGAACCATTTCTTATCATCGTCGTGATCCTGATGCTCCTCGGAGCGCTTCCACGATGGGACCACAGCCGTTCCTGGGGCTACTTTCCCAGCGGCGGCCTCGGGTTGGTGCTGGTGATCGTGGTAATCCTGATCTTGTTGGGCAGGGTCTGACCCACCCAGCGATGGATTCGATGGGCAGGGTAGTGACCCTGCGAGAAGCACAACGCAGCCGGCATAACGGCGGCGAATCGCAAGCCACAGCCGGGAGGCTGTCACGATGAAGAAATCATTAATGTTGGTTGTTGTCCTCTGCCTGGGAACGTTGTCTTGGGCGGACGGACGTGAAGACGCGCGCGACCGCCTCACCAAGGCCGGCGTAGTGCTGGGCGAGATCATGTCCGCGCCCGATAAGGGCATCCCCCAGGAAGTGTTGAATAACGCCAAGTGCATCGCCGTAGTGCCGAACCTGATCAAAGGCGCGTTCATCTTCGGCGGCAAGCATGGCCGCGGCGTCGCTACCTGCCGTACCGCGACGGGCTGGAGCGCGCCGGCGTTCATCTCCGTCGGAGGTGGAAGCTGGGGATTGCAGATCGGCGTGCAGGGCATCGACCTCGTCATGGTGGTGATGAATGACCAGGGCATGCAGCACATGCTCTCGAACAAGTTCCAGGTGGGTGGCGACGCCGCTGCCGCCGCCGGACCAGTGGGACGCCATGCTTCTGCCGGCACCGACTGGAAAGCCGATAGCCAGATCCTTACCTACTCGCGCTCCAAAGGCCTCTTCGCCGGGATCTCGTTGACCGGTGCGGTGGTGCAGCAGGATAACGATTCCACCCGCGCCATCTATCACAAGCTCATCAACCAGCGCACCATCTTGAGCGGATCGATCGCGGCGCCGGCAGTGGCAGCGTCGTTCATGACCGCGGTGCGCAACAGCAGTGCGAGCGCGCGTGCAGCAGAGAAATAACAAGTAGAGCCGGTTCCATCCGGCAGGACACGCAATATCCCTGGCAGCCTTCCGCACAACGCGGGAGGCAGGCCAGACATCAAAGTTTGCCAGTATTAGTTAGCCAGCACCAGAGGAGGACAGAGAGTGGACAGACTGATTCCTACGACCGAGATCGCTCACCAAGGTGTCCTCCCCTTCTTCTTACGCTTGATGGGGTGGGGGTGCAGTCACGACAACTACACCGTGCCTATGCGGCTGCCGGGTGGAACGGAGCTCACGGTGAGCTGCCTGCAGTGCGCCACCAGGTTCCGGTATGACTGGGACCGGATGGCGCTGGCCGACCGCCGCTCGAAGCCCGCGCAGCCAGACTATGGGCAACGCGCGCTTGCGCAGCCGCAATCAATCACCCAGGGCACGACCCTGGTCAGTGCGCTCAGTGACGCAACTTAGCGCGGAAATAGGAGATACAGAAAATGCTTTGGACAATCGTTGCGATCCTCTTGATCATGTGGCTTCTCGGCTTTGGCTTCCACTTCGGCGGCAGCCTGATCCACCTCTTACTGGTGATAGCGCTCATCGTCATCGTCGTCAACCTGCTGAGCGGACGCCGCGCGGTGGACTAGAGAGCCGCCGGCCAAGAAAACCGAGTTAAGCAAGGACTGGGCTCTGCACTGCTGAACCTGGCAAAGCTCGCGCCGGCGAAGGCTAAAGCTCGGCAGAGTCTACGTCGCCTTTTAGCTAAAAGAAAGCGTGTTCCAATGAAGCTACTGTTCTGGTTCGGTGCTGTGGTGGTGCTGCTGGGGTTGCTGTCGCTCGTCGTCCCGATCCCGCACAATGAGCGCGAGGGTTTCTCCGCCGGCAACATGTCGGTGAGCGTGAAGACCCAGTACAACGAGCGTGTGTCACCGCTGGTGAGTTGTGTGTTGATCCTGGGTGGCGCTGGAATGATGATCGCCGGCCGCTCGGCCGTGCGCAACGCTACCGCTTGAAGCCGATTAGGCGAGCGCGGAGCGAGCGCTGGTTACGGAGCAGGCGCGCGATCCTCAGGGCGAGGACGAAGCAGCCCGCCGTGGCGAGCGCTGCGGAGCCCTCAAAATATTGATCTTGGGGAACATTGATCGGGGAATGGCGGCCGCGTCCGCGGAGCCGCCCAGCAAGGTATCGAGAGACCTGCGTCGGCAGGCCCGCTAGTGGGCCGGCGCCGCACTTGGAACAGACGCCCGCAGCTGCTCGATGTTCTTCAGCGTCTTCTTCCAGTCATTGGCCTCGCGTTTGGTGGCAGTGACCGCGCCGGGATCGGCGTAGAACTCGAGAATGTTGTGACGCAGGTCCGGCGACACGTCGGCGAACTTCGCATCCGCCAGCTTGCCCAGCAGCTTGGCGTAGGTCTCATCCGTCAACCGGTATTCGCCAGCGCGCGTGGGCTTGCCGGTATCGAAGTCGGTGTTCGCGAGCGCCAGCTTTCCCGCCGAGAGCTGTTGGAGGTAGATGCGATACTGGTCGACCGTAGCGTTCACGCTCTTCAGGTACAAGGTCTCGGTCTCGGGACTCGGCATCTTGAACGATAGCGCCTTGAAGGGCCCGATCTTGGGCAACAGCAGGAAGAACGCGGCGAGGATGCGCGCTCCGATCCCCGGCTTCTGGTATTCCTTCCCCCACTCCTTTTCGAAATCGGCGCGCTTCAGGTTGTAGAGGAACTTATCTTTCGCGAAGCTGGGATCCTCTTTGACCATGTCGTCTTTCTTGAGCAGCAGCGCCACGCGCGTCATCTCAGGGATGATGCTGCTGATGGACCGGCGAAAGCTTCCGATGGACATATCGAGATTGGCGAACACATCTTTCAGCTCCACGCCGTAGGTCTTGCGGAAGGCGCGTTCCAGCACTGGTTTCGATATCTGGAAGCCGATGAAATCGTGGTAGCGGTCGCTGGTATAGCGCTGCTTCGCCACCTGCACCACGTCAAAGCCGAACTCCGTCTGGATGTGCGCCTTCGGATTTTGCTCGAAGGTCACCGTCGGGCCATACTTGGTCCGCAGCTTGGGAAACTCCTGCGCCACGGCCGCGTTCACCGACGGATGTCCGGTGATGTCGGCGGTGTAGTGCGCCAGCGCCCCGAGCGCGAAGGCATACTCGTTCACGTCGCTGGCTTCTGACAGCAGCGCCAAGACAAAATCACCGCTGCGCACGTAGTGCACCAGGTCGCTGAACCCGCGGTTGCCGAAGGGGTAGTAGCCCATGTCCTGGATCAGGCATCCGCCATAGGCATAGGCGTGCGCGAGGTGCAGCTGCTCGGCCGTGGTGCCGGGATATTTTTGCAGCAGCAGCGGCGTGATCTGGTCCTTCCACAACAGGTCCACGATCTGCTCGTGCGTGAGTACAGAATAGCCCGCGCTGGGCTGGCTGAGCGAGCACAGTAATACCGCCAGCATCACCCACATGGTCATGCCGCGTCGAAAGGATTTACGCATGGCACCCACCCGTCTGCTGAGTCCGTCAGCCGTCGTGATCCCAAGGTTGAAAAGCATGAATCGCCGGCGGGCGAGATCAACGCGCGAGGCCCACCAGCACCGACTGGATCTGTCCGACAAGGTGCCGTCGTACCTGGGGCGGAAAGGAGTCAAGCAGCGTCTTGAGCTCCTCGAGCACGCGCACGCGCTCGTGGCCTGGCTCGGTCCTGGTCATGGCTCGCGCCCCGTTGTCTCTCGTCATCGCCGCTCCTTAGACTTACGGCCGCGCGATGCAGCGGCAGCCGCGGCTCATCGGGTCGGTCCGTCACTCGTACCGCCTTACAAAAGAGCACGCAGAACACTTCTGGAGATGGAGATTATGGTTGCCGGGCATTTTCCTGTCTGTTCACAAGTACACACCCCGCAACCTCTCGCGGCGCCTCCGCAAGACATCGCCTCTGCAAAAACGATGAAGAAAAGGCCGCCCGGGGAGGGCGGCCTTGAGTGTTCAGGGGTACGCGAATGCGGCGGCAGAGCATTTCGGTTACAGCGATCTGAGGAATTCCACCAGCGCATTCTTCTCCGCCGCACTGAGGTTCAGGTGCCGGAGTCTGTTGTAGTGCTCGACCACTTCGTCGAGCGTGGCAAAACGTCCGTCGTGATAGAAGCCGCCCTTGGCGTGGGCAAAGAGGCCGCGCAGGGGCGCGGTGCGGTACTTTTGTTCGCCCGGACTGCGCTTTGCCTGGAAGTCGTCCACCCCGATCTCCGAAGCCGCGTGCAGGTTCCAGCCGGGCTCGGTGAATAAAGGAGGCACGTGGCAAGTGGCGCACTGCGCCTTGCCTGCAAAGAGGGCCTTGCCGCGCTCGGCGGCGGGCGCATCGAAACTGCCGCTCGCCGGTCTGGGTGCCGGCAATGACAACTGGTAGTAGTGCAACGGCGCGAGTTTCTCGCTCACCAGGTCGGGTTTGCCGTGCGTGTTTGCGAGCCCCGTCTTCGCTGCGATCTTTTCGCCGGCGAGCCGCGGATCGACGAAGGTGCCGCTGCCGTGCATCTGCGTGACCGCTACAAAGGCGTTCCAGTATGGGATGCCACCACGCGAACCTGACCAGGTGTGGTTGTTCACACCCGCCAGGCCGAACGCCGGTGGGATCAGGGTTGCGGCTGCCTTGCCGTCCGGACGCAGGGCTTTGCCGTCGACGTTGAGCGCGGCGTCATACTTTCCGGGTCCCCAACTCGCGAGCACTTGCTTGACGGTGGCGACGTCTACGCCCAGTTGATCTGCGATGGGCTGGAGGTTGGGCGCCAACGCGATGATGCCGCCGATGTTCAGGTCGCGATTCGGCCAGCCGTCCCGGCGGCGACCGATGCCCGGCATGAACGAATCATCCACCGTGGAGTGGCAGAGCGCACATTGGACGCCCATCGAGGTGAGCTGGCCGGCACCATCGAAGCGTCCGGTGACGCCGACGACAGCGTTCAGCTTGAGCAGGGCGAGCGTGGTCGCGGGATCGTCGAGGTCGACCTTGCCGGCCTTGATCTGCGCGACCAAGTCAGCGGGCAGGGCGTCTGCATCCACTTTCAGGCCGACAGCGAGCGCGGTCTTCGGACTCACGCCTCCGCCCACGCCCCCATTTTTCTCGCCCGCAATGGCTTGATGCAGGCGGAGGGTGCCGCCCCAGAAGGCTTCGTCCCCGAAGGTCTCGTAGCGAAAGATGCGCTTGCCGTCATCGAACATCTGGGCGCGGGAACTCTCGACGTCAAGATCGAAGCCGGCCGCCGGCTTGGCGGGCGCCGACTCGGGCGGCCTCTGCTGCCGAACGAAGAAGATGGAAGTGAGCGCTGCGACCAGGATAAGGGCGGCAGGTAAGAGTCCGAGGACGATGGCGTCCATGCCCGCCAGCGTGAACCGCAAGCCGTGATGCAG
It encodes the following:
- a CDS encoding DUF3011 domain-containing protein translates to MFAAPGTGWDIVRATYGSGNSWVDVTERVRSLVQNDMLNFSVGRDTLGQTGQWGRNRILRLQLRDARGNNRLVIYRDRQQVNLQVNTTYLSRLRINRATYGSGYRSADVTARLNSQIQGNQLNLRVNNDTMGGDPAPNQSKTLTVAYALDSRTNQVVINEGDMLRLNNSTGTNTGRLQITRAVYGVGSRWADVTNRLNSQIQGNQLRMDVNNDTMGGDPAQNQSKTLRVDYTFDGRTNQVAVNEGDTLQLNSGTSNSRLQITRAIYGAGYRNSDVTARLNSQIRGDQLNLQVNNDTMGGDPAQNQSKTLRVDYTIDGRTGQVAVNEGDTLRLNSGTSNNNGSLQITRATYGSGYRNSDVTARLNSQIRGDQLNLQVNNDTMGGDPAPNQSKTLTVAYALNGRTNQVVINEGDMLRLPFGDTSNNNGSLQITRATYGAGYRNSDVTARLNSQIRNDQLNLQVNNDTMGGDPAPNQAKTLTVAYTLNGRTNQVVINEGDMLRLPSSNTSQLSQRVRCESTEASGYQRNYCRADTRGGVRLSRKLSDSECVQGSGWGYDAGGVWVDRGCSADFETGNGVSSGASTTIPSGTELSVRTNEVIDSKTAEAGQTYSAVIVNDVRDGFGMVTIPRGSDAELVIRSADGGSVASSSDLVIDMNSVTVAGTRYMVSTNDLEQRGGTGVGANRRTAIMVGGGAALGTLIGALAGGAKGAAIGAAAGAGAGLGAQILTRGKQVRVPAETVLNFRLDQDVRFQALR
- a CDS encoding DUF3309 domain-containing protein; the encoded protein is MLLGALPRWDHSRSWGYFPSGGLGLVLVIVVILILLGRV
- a CDS encoding lipid-binding SYLF domain-containing protein, which translates into the protein MKKSLMLVVVLCLGTLSWADGREDARDRLTKAGVVLGEIMSAPDKGIPQEVLNNAKCIAVVPNLIKGAFIFGGKHGRGVATCRTATGWSAPAFISVGGGSWGLQIGVQGIDLVMVVMNDQGMQHMLSNKFQVGGDAAAAAGPVGRHASAGTDWKADSQILTYSRSKGLFAGISLTGAVVQQDNDSTRAIYHKLINQRTILSGSIAAPAVAASFMTAVRNSSASARAAEK
- a CDS encoding lmo0937 family membrane protein, coding for MLWTIVAILLIMWLLGFGFHFGGSLIHLLLVIALIVIVVNLLSGRRAVD
- a CDS encoding zinc dependent phospholipase C family protein, whose protein sequence is MRKSFRRGMTMWVMLAVLLCSLSQPSAGYSVLTHEQIVDLLWKDQITPLLLQKYPGTTAEQLHLAHAYAYGGCLIQDMGYYPFGNRGFSDLVHYVRSGDFVLALLSEASDVNEYAFALGALAHYTADITGHPSVNAAVAQEFPKLRTKYGPTVTFEQNPKAHIQTEFGFDVVQVAKQRYTSDRYHDFIGFQISKPVLERAFRKTYGVELKDVFANLDMSIGSFRRSISSIIPEMTRVALLLKKDDMVKEDPSFAKDKFLYNLKRADFEKEWGKEYQKPGIGARILAAFFLLLPKIGPFKALSFKMPSPETETLYLKSVNATVDQYRIYLQQLSAGKLALANTDFDTGKPTRAGEYRLTDETYAKLLGKLADAKFADVSPDLRHNILEFYADPGAVTATKREANDWKKTLKNIEQLRASVPSAAPAH